The Solenopsis invicta isolate M01_SB chromosome 12, UNIL_Sinv_3.0, whole genome shotgun sequence genome window below encodes:
- the LOC113003418 gene encoding uncharacterized protein LOC113003418 isoform X2, which translates to MSHEIIELTIQDLLKDWNLDQYVSAFESNCIDVGELQLLLQPEWKDILNDLIPVPGHRMRFVKNLKELMKESKFVSIEGTSRDPSNLLSENIQKTPKNISSTQDTSNLSLEDSQETSKNISSQKRSRQSNEPNVKRGEELRLLLNKTATGRCILQLAKQGPCLKHDKDRNKLTEIIIEDELSKCEKISTAGFAELVSAIQHIFPEEDSELYFIPYKYSNGMKFVAKGKLITKYYSIRKDFKALGIITRNKDQLDSDSLDDSEDDDVQGKLNFLEENIEPWSTVVQYWMDTSKQRIAKLHAQSRVTNRNKDKDNNKRNVKSKQKSTAIPETTQISTYTNKFPALKENLGYTLFEIDFDLLYPEQKLKAYNSYKDFCDRIIQALTNEESKCEALKDNLLLVTSDDISEETRNLVALLSLCYLDTVVTVARQSGRTWRPPHTEIQEGVISLIESVGKLQTFMQERKKKLINWGITIQPYVLVCGSSVNDIDACYVILDTETQFLVQSPVRALDLCFKIINAAHLEYSPESYRLWRLIQKELYELTTEFDELKSDAQLPKLFKKFSRK; encoded by the exons ATGTCACATGAGATTATTGAACTGACGATTCAGGACTTACTAAAAGATTGGAATCTCGATCAATACGTATCGGCGTTTGAAA gTAATTGTATAGACGTTGGTGAACTTCAACTTCTATTACAACCTGAATGGAAGGATATATTAAATGATCTCATTCCAGTCCCTGGCCATAGAATgagatttgtcaaaaatttaaaagaattgatGAAGGAGAGCAAATTTGTATCAATAGAG GGTACTTCGAGAGATCCTTCTAATTTattatcagaaaatattcagaaaacgccaaaaaatatttcttcaacaCAGGATACTTCAAATTTATCATTAGAAGATAGTCAGGAAACGTCAAAAAATATCTCTTCACAAAAGAGGAGTCGACAGAGTAATGAACCGAATGTGAAACGAGGTGAA GAACTTCgacttcttttaaataaaacagcTACGGGTAGATGTATATTGCAACTGGCGAAGCAAGGTCCTTGTTTGAAGCATGATAAGGATAGAAACAAATTaacagaaattattattgaagatGAATTAAGCAAATGTGAAAA GATTTCAACTGCAGGCTTCGCTGAACTTGTAAGTGCCATACAACATATATTTCCTGAAGAAGATAGT GAGCTTTATTTCATTCCATACAAATATTCAAATGGAATGAAATTTGTGGCCAAAGGTAAATTAATTACTAAGTACTATTCTATTCGGAAAGATTTCAAAGCGCTTGGCATTATTACTCGAAACAAGGATCAGTTAGACTCAGATTCTTTAGATGATTCAGAAG ATGATGATGTACAAGGAAAGCTAAACTTTCTTGAAGAGAACATAGAGCCTTGGTCAACAGTAGTACAGTATTGGATGGATACTTCTAAACAAAGAATTGCAAAATTACATGCCCAATCTCGAGTTACAAACAGAAATAAAGACAAAGACAATAACAAGAGAAATGTTAAAAGCAAGCAAAAAAGCACAGCAATTCCAGAAACCACACAAATTTCAACTTATACAAACAAATTCCCCGCTCTCAAGGAAAACCTTGGATACACtttg TTTGAAATAGATTTTGATTTGCTGTATCCTGAACAAAAACTTAAGGCTTACAACTCTTATAAAGATTTTTGTGATCGTATTATACAAGCTCTCACAAACGAAGAAAGTAAATGCGAGGCCCTAAAAGATAATTTGCTACTTGTAACAAGTGATGATATTTCAGAAG AGACTAGAAATTTAGTGGCACTATTGTCACTTTGTTATTTGGACACTGTTGTGACCGTTGCCCGTCAATCTGGTCGTACGTGGAGGCCACCTCATACAGAAATTCAGGAAGGAGTAATTTCACTAATTGAG aGTGTTGGAAAACTTCAAACATTTATgcaggaaagaaagaaaaaactaattaattggGGCATTACTATACAGCCATATGTTCTTGTTTGTGGATCATCTGTGAATGATATAGATGCCTGTTATGTAATTCTTGATACAGAGACACAATTTCTCGTTCAATCCCCAGTAAGAGCTTTGGATCTGTGTTTCAAGATTATTAACGCAGCTCACCTAGAGTATTCTCCTGAGAGTTATCGTTTGTGGAGACTTATTCAAAAAGAACTGTATGAGTTAACAACTGAATTTGATGAATTGAAGTCTGATGCTCAACttccaaaattatttaaaaagttttctcgTAAGTAG
- the LOC113003418 gene encoding uncharacterized protein LOC113003418 isoform X1, giving the protein MSHEIIELTIQDLLKDWNLDQYVSAFESNCIDVGELQLLLQPEWKDILNDLIPVPGHRMRFVKNLKELMKESKFVSIENDNNDLQKLHNKDINEITISLSPQPGTSRDPSNLLSENIQKTPKNISSTQDTSNLSLEDSQETSKNISSQKRSRQSNEPNVKRGEELRLLLNKTATGRCILQLAKQGPCLKHDKDRNKLTEIIIEDELSKCEKISTAGFAELVSAIQHIFPEEDSELYFIPYKYSNGMKFVAKGKLITKYYSIRKDFKALGIITRNKDQLDSDSLDDSEDDDVQGKLNFLEENIEPWSTVVQYWMDTSKQRIAKLHAQSRVTNRNKDKDNNKRNVKSKQKSTAIPETTQISTYTNKFPALKENLGYTLFEIDFDLLYPEQKLKAYNSYKDFCDRIIQALTNEESKCEALKDNLLLVTSDDISEETRNLVALLSLCYLDTVVTVARQSGRTWRPPHTEIQEGVISLIESVGKLQTFMQERKKKLINWGITIQPYVLVCGSSVNDIDACYVILDTETQFLVQSPVRALDLCFKIINAAHLEYSPESYRLWRLIQKELYELTTEFDELKSDAQLPKLFKKFSRK; this is encoded by the exons ATGTCACATGAGATTATTGAACTGACGATTCAGGACTTACTAAAAGATTGGAATCTCGATCAATACGTATCGGCGTTTGAAA gTAATTGTATAGACGTTGGTGAACTTCAACTTCTATTACAACCTGAATGGAAGGATATATTAAATGATCTCATTCCAGTCCCTGGCCATAGAATgagatttgtcaaaaatttaaaagaattgatGAAGGAGAGCAAATTTGTATCAATAGAG aatgataataatgatcttcaaaaattacataataaagatataaatgagATTACTATTTCTCTTTCACCTCAACCA GGTACTTCGAGAGATCCTTCTAATTTattatcagaaaatattcagaaaacgccaaaaaatatttcttcaacaCAGGATACTTCAAATTTATCATTAGAAGATAGTCAGGAAACGTCAAAAAATATCTCTTCACAAAAGAGGAGTCGACAGAGTAATGAACCGAATGTGAAACGAGGTGAA GAACTTCgacttcttttaaataaaacagcTACGGGTAGATGTATATTGCAACTGGCGAAGCAAGGTCCTTGTTTGAAGCATGATAAGGATAGAAACAAATTaacagaaattattattgaagatGAATTAAGCAAATGTGAAAA GATTTCAACTGCAGGCTTCGCTGAACTTGTAAGTGCCATACAACATATATTTCCTGAAGAAGATAGT GAGCTTTATTTCATTCCATACAAATATTCAAATGGAATGAAATTTGTGGCCAAAGGTAAATTAATTACTAAGTACTATTCTATTCGGAAAGATTTCAAAGCGCTTGGCATTATTACTCGAAACAAGGATCAGTTAGACTCAGATTCTTTAGATGATTCAGAAG ATGATGATGTACAAGGAAAGCTAAACTTTCTTGAAGAGAACATAGAGCCTTGGTCAACAGTAGTACAGTATTGGATGGATACTTCTAAACAAAGAATTGCAAAATTACATGCCCAATCTCGAGTTACAAACAGAAATAAAGACAAAGACAATAACAAGAGAAATGTTAAAAGCAAGCAAAAAAGCACAGCAATTCCAGAAACCACACAAATTTCAACTTATACAAACAAATTCCCCGCTCTCAAGGAAAACCTTGGATACACtttg TTTGAAATAGATTTTGATTTGCTGTATCCTGAACAAAAACTTAAGGCTTACAACTCTTATAAAGATTTTTGTGATCGTATTATACAAGCTCTCACAAACGAAGAAAGTAAATGCGAGGCCCTAAAAGATAATTTGCTACTTGTAACAAGTGATGATATTTCAGAAG AGACTAGAAATTTAGTGGCACTATTGTCACTTTGTTATTTGGACACTGTTGTGACCGTTGCCCGTCAATCTGGTCGTACGTGGAGGCCACCTCATACAGAAATTCAGGAAGGAGTAATTTCACTAATTGAG aGTGTTGGAAAACTTCAAACATTTATgcaggaaagaaagaaaaaactaattaattggGGCATTACTATACAGCCATATGTTCTTGTTTGTGGATCATCTGTGAATGATATAGATGCCTGTTATGTAATTCTTGATACAGAGACACAATTTCTCGTTCAATCCCCAGTAAGAGCTTTGGATCTGTGTTTCAAGATTATTAACGCAGCTCACCTAGAGTATTCTCCTGAGAGTTATCGTTTGTGGAGACTTATTCAAAAAGAACTGTATGAGTTAACAACTGAATTTGATGAATTGAAGTCTGATGCTCAACttccaaaattatttaaaaagttttctcgTAAGTAG
- the LOC120359055 gene encoding uncharacterized protein LOC120359055, with the protein MTLLVADNLALHSMLGFAEGFTANFPCRICHAHRSLIHIQTEEDSSLLRNKLQHDIDCKIGNVSLTGVSGEFVLNEVETFEVTDNPSVDIMHDIFEGTCIYDMGHILYQLIFVKKYFTVETLNFRLITFNYDKTITNKPTEFKEKALRTKSVKMTASEMRTFVRIFVLLVGDLVPDNDPIWKFYLILLDIIEIVLCRQMQKEMIKILKERISEHHRLYVILFQDTLKPKHLHMVHYPSILSRSGALVNLACDRFEANHQPAVQDAKATRSRKNIAFTLALKQQLRCAYRFMTRKGLHTLLEVGPEEKPDYYNSLLLPISFSNGFMQHAFVIFKGTLYKKGMCVAIGVDDDNGPEFGIISSVLVNHNGTVCLMCNVLSCTMYSEHFHAYNVTKTAKIISILVTDLLDYLPLLFCKSNDGKQYVTLHHLL; encoded by the coding sequence ATGACTCTTCTAGTGGCTGATAATTTAGCTCTCCATTCAATGCTTGGTTTTGCTGAAGGGTTTACTGCAAATTTTCCATGTCGTATATGCCATGCTCATAGATCTTTAATTCATATTCAAACAGAGGAAGATTCAAGTTTACTCAGGAATAAATTACAGCACGATATAGATTGCAAAATTGGTAACGTATCTTTAACTGGAGTCAGTGGAGAGTTTGTCCTAAACGAGGTAGAGACTTTTGAAGTAACTGACAATCCAAGTGTTGACATTATGCATGACATTTTTGAGGGTACTTGTATTTACGATATGGGTCACATTCtctatcaattaatttttgtaaagaaatattttactgttGAAACACTTAACTTCCGActcattacatttaattatgataaaacTATCACTAATAAGCCTACTGAGTTTAAAGAAAAGGCTCTTCGCACTAAATCAGTGAAAATGACTGCCAGTGAGATGCGCACTTTTGTTCGTATCTTTGTTTTACTTGTAGGTGACCTTGTTCCTGATAACGATCCCATATGGAAGTTTTACTTAATTCTCCTtgatattattgaaattgttttgTGTAGACAAATGCAGAAAGAGATGATTAAGATATTGAAGGAGAGAATTAGTGAACATCATCGTTTGTATGTTATTCTTTTCCAAGATACATTGAAACCTAAACACCTTCATATGGTTCATTATCCATCAATTTTGTCTCGGTCTGGTGCTCTTGTTAATTTAGCATGTGATCGGTTTGAAGCCAATCATCAGCCAGCTGTGCAAGACGCTAAAGCTACTCGTTCTAGGAAAAATATTGCTTTcactttagctttaaaacagcAACTTCGGTGTGCTTACCGATTCATGACTCGAAAGGGACTTCATACTTTATTAGAAGTAGGACCTGAAGAAAAGCCAGATTATTATAATTCGTTATTACTTCCAATAAGTTTTTCTAATGGCTTTATGCAACATGCTTTTGTCATCTTTAAAggaactttatataaaaaggGAATGTGCGTTGCAATTGGAGTGGATGATGATAATGGGCCTGAATTTGGTATTATTTCCTCCGTATTAGTAAATCATAATGGCACTGTCTGCCTCATGTGCAATGTCCTTTCATGTACAATGTACAGTGAACATTTTCATGCTTATAATGTTACTAAAACTgcgaaaataatatcaattctAGTTACTGATCTTTTAGATTATTTGCCTTTGTTGTTTTGTAAAAGCAATGATGGAAAGCAATATGTTACATTGCATCATTTACTTTAA